A genomic window from Buteo buteo chromosome 13, bButBut1.hap1.1, whole genome shotgun sequence includes:
- the SLC16A6 gene encoding monocarboxylate transporter 7 isoform X2 — MTVKAVKMPCTAPNVYTKVPDGGWGWTIAFAFFFVEALTYGIIKSFGVFFNDLMESFDETNSRISWIISICVFVQTFTAPLSTVLSNRFGHRFVVMAGGVLISTGMVIASFARTVVDMYVSIGVISGLGYCLSFLPTVTILSQYFDKRRSLVTAVASTGECFAVFSFAPAITALKEQIGWRYSLLSVGVLQLSIVVCGSLLRPIIIKEQEEVKVQPPEEPTETKYMLENEQTRTSIESIDSGVEITTSPSNVPGNTKAEPKSDEPKEHVQILVENNSTPPEPKTKLLDFSVMRDYSFICYAFFGLFATLGFFAPSLYIIPLSLSLGISKDHSAYILSAMAIAEVFGRISAGWVLNKKPIRKIYIELICVVLLSVALFAFPFASEFWGLMTCSIFFGFMLGTVAGTHIPLLAEDDVVGIAKMSSAAGVYVFIQSLAGLAGPPLAGVLVDTTQNYSSAFYSCAAGMVLGAVFLSLVRPCKVGLCHRQQQCAEESAAEVVPDLPDDFIEMDIGKAENSGKGCDGVA; from the exons ATGACTGTCAAAGCTGTAAAAATGCCGTGCACTGCTCCAAATGTTTATACTAAAGTGCCTGACGGAGGATGGGGTTGGAcaattgcttttgctttcttctttgtggAAGCTCTAACATACGGCATTATAAAATCGTTTGGCGTCTTTTTTAATGACCTGATGGAAAGCTTTGACGAAACCAACAGCAGAATATCCTGGATAATATCCATATGTGTGTTTGTACAGACCTTCACAG CTCCTCTGTCAACGGTCCTCAGCAATCGCTTTGGTCACCGCTTCGTGGTGATGGCTGGAGGGGTGCTGATCAGCACCGGCATGGTCATTGCCTCCTTCGCCCGCACCGTTGTGGACATGTATGTCTCCATTGGCGTCATCTCTG GCCTTGGATACTGCCTCTCTTTCCTCCCGACTGTCACCATTTTATCACAGTATTTTGACAAAAGACGTTCGCTGGTCACAGCAGTGGCATCTACAGGGGAATGTTTTGCTGTCTTCTCCTTTGCACCAG CAATTACTGCTTTGAAGGAGCAGATTGGCTGGAGATACAGCCTCCTTTCTGTTGGGGTGCTACAGCTAAGCATCGTCGTCTGCGGATCACTGCTGCGACCCATTATCATCAAAGAGCAAGAAGAAGTGAAAGTGCAGCCTCCAGAAGAGCCCACGGAGACAAAGTATATGCTTGAAAATGAGCAAACGCGCACCTCAATAGAGTCCATAGACTCAGGAGTAGAAATAACTACCTCACCCAGCAATGTGCCTGGAAACACCAAAGCAGAGCCGAAAAGTGACGAACCAAAGGAACACGTACAGATACTTGTTGAAAATAACAGCACCCCTCCAGAACCAAAAACCAAACTACTGGACTTCTCTGTGATGAGAGACTATAGCTTTATCTGTTATGCATTCTTTGGCCTGTTTGCTACCCTGGGCTTCTTCGCTCCTTCCCTCTACATCATTCCCCTGAGTCTCAGCCTTGGCATCAGCAAAGACCACTCTGCATACATACTGTCAGCCATGGCAATCGCAGAGGTCTTTGGAAGAATTTCAGCTGGCTGGGTTCTCAACAAAAAGCCTATCCGCAAGATCTACATCGAACTCATCTGCGTTGTTCTGCTGTCTGTAGCGCTGTTTGCCTTCCCTTTTGCCTCTGAATTCTGGGGCTTGATGACATGTAGCATATTTTTTGGGTTCATGCTCGGAACGGTAGCGGGCACGCATATTCCCCTCCTGGCAGAAGACGACGTGGTTGGCATTGCAAAAATGTCTTCTGCGGCTGGAGTCTACGTCTTCATTCAAAGCTTAGCTGGGTTGGCTGGACCACCCCTTGCAG GTGTCTTAGTGGATACGACACAGAACTACAGCTCAGCCTTTtactcctgtgctgctggcatggTCCTGGGTGCTGTGTTTCTGTCCCTGGTGAGACCGTGCAAGGTTGGGCTGTGCCACCGCCAGCAGCAGTGCGCAGAGGAGAGCGCGGCGGAGGTCGTACCAGACTTACCAGATGACTTTATTGAAATGGAtattggaaaagcagaaaattcaggaaaaggCTGTGATGGTGTGGCATAA
- the SLC16A6 gene encoding monocarboxylate transporter 7 isoform X1, which produces MAGGVLISTGMVIASFARTVVDMYVSIGVISGLGYCLSFLPTVTILSQYFDKRRSLVTAVASTGECFAVFSFAPAITALKEQIGWRYSLLSVGVLQLSIVVCGSLLRPIIIKEQEEVKVQPPEEPTETKYMLENEQTRTSIESIDSGVEITTSPSNVPGNTKAEPKSDEPKEHVQILVENNSTPPEPKTKLLDFSVMRDYSFICYAFFGLFATLGFFAPSLYIIPLSLSLGISKDHSAYILSAMAIAEVFGRISAGWVLNKKPIRKIYIELICVVLLSVALFAFPFASEFWGLMTCSIFFGFMLGTVAGTHIPLLAEDDVVGIAKMSSAAGVYVFIQSLAGLAGPPLAGVLVDTTQNYSSAFYSCAAGMVLGAVFLSLVRPCKVGLCHRQQQCAEESAAEVVPDLPDDFIEMDIGKAENSGKGCDGVA; this is translated from the exons ATGGCTGGAGGGGTGCTGATCAGCACCGGCATGGTCATTGCCTCCTTCGCCCGCACCGTTGTGGACATGTATGTCTCCATTGGCGTCATCTCTG GCCTTGGATACTGCCTCTCTTTCCTCCCGACTGTCACCATTTTATCACAGTATTTTGACAAAAGACGTTCGCTGGTCACAGCAGTGGCATCTACAGGGGAATGTTTTGCTGTCTTCTCCTTTGCACCAG CAATTACTGCTTTGAAGGAGCAGATTGGCTGGAGATACAGCCTCCTTTCTGTTGGGGTGCTACAGCTAAGCATCGTCGTCTGCGGATCACTGCTGCGACCCATTATCATCAAAGAGCAAGAAGAAGTGAAAGTGCAGCCTCCAGAAGAGCCCACGGAGACAAAGTATATGCTTGAAAATGAGCAAACGCGCACCTCAATAGAGTCCATAGACTCAGGAGTAGAAATAACTACCTCACCCAGCAATGTGCCTGGAAACACCAAAGCAGAGCCGAAAAGTGACGAACCAAAGGAACACGTACAGATACTTGTTGAAAATAACAGCACCCCTCCAGAACCAAAAACCAAACTACTGGACTTCTCTGTGATGAGAGACTATAGCTTTATCTGTTATGCATTCTTTGGCCTGTTTGCTACCCTGGGCTTCTTCGCTCCTTCCCTCTACATCATTCCCCTGAGTCTCAGCCTTGGCATCAGCAAAGACCACTCTGCATACATACTGTCAGCCATGGCAATCGCAGAGGTCTTTGGAAGAATTTCAGCTGGCTGGGTTCTCAACAAAAAGCCTATCCGCAAGATCTACATCGAACTCATCTGCGTTGTTCTGCTGTCTGTAGCGCTGTTTGCCTTCCCTTTTGCCTCTGAATTCTGGGGCTTGATGACATGTAGCATATTTTTTGGGTTCATGCTCGGAACGGTAGCGGGCACGCATATTCCCCTCCTGGCAGAAGACGACGTGGTTGGCATTGCAAAAATGTCTTCTGCGGCTGGAGTCTACGTCTTCATTCAAAGCTTAGCTGGGTTGGCTGGACCACCCCTTGCAG GTGTCTTAGTGGATACGACACAGAACTACAGCTCAGCCTTTtactcctgtgctgctggcatggTCCTGGGTGCTGTGTTTCTGTCCCTGGTGAGACCGTGCAAGGTTGGGCTGTGCCACCGCCAGCAGCAGTGCGCAGAGGAGAGCGCGGCGGAGGTCGTACCAGACTTACCAGATGACTTTATTGAAATGGAtattggaaaagcagaaaattcaggaaaaggCTGTGATGGTGTGGCATAA